In Tsuneonella dongtanensis, a single window of DNA contains:
- the gmk gene encoding guanylate kinase, giving the protein MADTQSQALKRRGLMFVLSSPSGAGKTTISRMLLDADDSIKLSVSCTTRSPRPGEIDGVHYHFVSDADFDRMVEEDDFYEWAHVFGHRYGTPKGHIREALKQGQDFLFDIDWQGTQQLYQKDRQDVVSVFILPPSLPELRRRLEARAQDSADVIESRMDRARGEISHWAEYEYVVINDDVEACFRKVQEILHAERMERTRQTGLIPFVRELMGS; this is encoded by the coding sequence ATGGCCGATACCCAATCGCAAGCCCTGAAGCGTCGCGGGCTCATGTTCGTTTTGTCCTCGCCGTCCGGTGCGGGCAAGACCACGATCAGCCGGATGCTGCTCGACGCCGACGACAGCATCAAGCTTTCGGTCAGCTGCACCACCCGCAGCCCCCGCCCGGGTGAGATCGACGGTGTCCACTACCACTTCGTGAGCGACGCCGACTTCGACCGCATGGTCGAGGAGGACGATTTCTACGAATGGGCGCACGTCTTCGGCCACCGCTACGGCACACCCAAGGGGCATATCCGCGAAGCGCTGAAGCAGGGGCAGGACTTTCTGTTCGACATCGACTGGCAGGGCACCCAGCAGCTCTACCAGAAAGACCGGCAGGACGTGGTCAGCGTGTTCATCCTGCCCCCCAGCCTTCCCGAACTCCGCCGCCGGCTCGAAGCGCGCGCGCAGGACAGCGCCGACGTCATCGAGAGCCGCATGGACCGCGCCCGCGGCGAAATCAGCCACTGGGCCGAGTACGAGTACGTCGTGATCAACGACGATGTCGAAGCGTGCTTCCGCAAGGTGCAGGAAATCCTCCACGCCGAACGCATGGAACGCACGCGGCAGACCGGACTGATCCCGTTCGTGCGGGAGCTGATGGGGAGTTAG
- a CDS encoding SspB family protein gives MTDETPDSLIPYDEIVQEALRAVVGRVLGEVEAAGGTLPGNHHFYITFKTGAPGVDIPKHLRERFSDEMTIVLQNKFWDLAVDEEGFTVSLTFNQVPAKLDIPFGAITAFVDPAVDFGLQFQATVADMAPETHEEAENDGSERGPHPAVSESDDGSNVVTVDFGRKK, from the coding sequence ATGACCGACGAGACACCCGACAGCCTGATCCCCTACGACGAGATCGTGCAGGAGGCGCTGCGCGCGGTCGTCGGCCGGGTGCTGGGAGAGGTCGAGGCCGCGGGCGGCACGCTGCCAGGCAACCATCATTTCTACATCACCTTCAAGACCGGCGCGCCGGGGGTCGACATCCCCAAGCACCTGCGCGAGCGATTCTCGGACGAGATGACGATCGTGCTCCAGAACAAATTCTGGGACCTTGCGGTGGACGAGGAAGGCTTCACCGTCAGCCTCACCTTCAACCAGGTGCCTGCCAAGCTCGACATTCCGTTCGGCGCAATCACCGCGTTCGTGGACCCGGCGGTCGACTTTGGGCTGCAGTTCCAGGCGACCGTCGCCGACATGGCACCCGAAACGCACGAGGAAGCCGAAAACGACGGTTCGGAACGCGGGCCCCACCCGGCCGTTTCCGAAAGCGACGACGGTTCCAACGTCGTCACGGTCGATTTTGGCCGCAAGAAGTAG
- the hisB gene encoding imidazoleglycerol-phosphate dehydratase HisB gives MRTGRIERNTSETKILVEVNLDGTGTYSVETGIGFLDHMVEQFSRHSLIDVTMKVDGDLHVDQHHTTEDSAIALGQALLQALGDKGGIGRYGQAFSPMDETLSRVALDISGRPYLVWRAGFSQEKLGEWDTELIEHWFHSVSQACGITLHCELIYGTNNHHICESLYKGFARAMRQAVELDPRKGGAVPSTKGQLGG, from the coding sequence ATGCGAACCGGACGGATCGAGCGCAACACGAGCGAGACGAAGATTCTCGTCGAGGTCAATCTCGACGGGACCGGCACGTACTCGGTCGAGACGGGGATCGGCTTCCTCGATCACATGGTCGAGCAGTTCAGCCGCCACTCGCTTATCGATGTGACGATGAAGGTCGACGGCGACCTTCATGTCGACCAGCACCACACGACCGAAGACAGCGCGATCGCGCTCGGTCAGGCGCTGCTCCAGGCGCTCGGCGACAAGGGCGGGATCGGCCGGTACGGGCAGGCCTTCTCCCCGATGGACGAGACGCTGAGCCGGGTCGCGCTCGATATTTCGGGCCGGCCCTACCTCGTCTGGCGAGCCGGATTCAGCCAGGAAAAGCTCGGCGAGTGGGATACCGAGCTGATCGAGCACTGGTTCCACTCGGTCAGCCAGGCCTGCGGCATCACGCTCCACTGCGAGCTGATCTACGGCACCAACAACCACCACATCTGCGAATCGCTCTACAAGGGTTTTGCCCGCGCGATGCGGCAGGCGGTCGAGTTGGACCCCCGCAAGGGCGGGGCGGTGCCCAGCACCAAGGGGCAGCTCGGTGGTTAG
- the hisH gene encoding imidazole glycerol phosphate synthase subunit HisH → MSEAIALIDYGAGNLHSVHNALQAAGAGHVHVTADPKIVRGARRIVLPGVGSFKACAHGLKAIPGLVEALEDRVLHVGVPFLGICVGMQLLATRGKEHGVTKGLGWIAGEVRPIERTDPAIKVPHMGWNDVRPMPHHDGAELIEAGEAYFLHSYHFAVAEGRDVAAMTDHGGGLVAAVARDNILGVQFHPEKSQAYGLGLLARFLEWNP, encoded by the coding sequence ATGTCCGAGGCGATAGCGCTCATCGATTACGGCGCGGGCAACCTTCACTCGGTCCACAACGCGCTGCAGGCTGCGGGCGCGGGCCATGTCCACGTCACCGCCGATCCCAAGATCGTGCGCGGCGCGCGCCGGATCGTCCTGCCGGGGGTGGGTTCCTTCAAGGCCTGTGCGCACGGGTTGAAGGCCATTCCAGGGCTGGTCGAGGCGCTCGAGGACCGGGTCCTGCACGTCGGCGTCCCTTTCCTCGGCATCTGTGTCGGGATGCAGCTGCTCGCCACGCGGGGCAAGGAGCACGGCGTGACCAAGGGGCTCGGCTGGATCGCGGGTGAAGTGCGCCCGATCGAGCGTACGGATCCGGCGATCAAGGTGCCGCACATGGGCTGGAACGACGTTCGCCCGATGCCCCATCATGACGGTGCCGAGCTGATCGAGGCGGGAGAAGCCTACTTCCTGCACTCCTATCACTTCGCGGTGGCCGAGGGGCGCGACGTCGCCGCGATGACCGACCACGGCGGCGGACTCGTCGCCGCGGTCGCGCGCGACAACATACTCGGCGTGCAGTTCCACCCGGAAAAGAGCCAGGCCTACGGCCTCGGCCTGCTCGCCCGCTTCCTGGAGTGGAACCCGTGA
- the hisA gene encoding 1-(5-phosphoribosyl)-5-[(5-phosphoribosylamino)methylideneamino]imidazole-4-carboxamide isomerase has translation MIVFPAIDLKGGEVVRLAEGDMARATVYGDDPAAQAMLFAEAGAEHLHVVDLDGSFAGRAENRTAVEAIVAAFPGYVQLGGGIRNREAVEGWFDLGVARVVMGSAALKDPQFVKDMAKEFEGGIVVAVDAKDGMVATEGWADVSDVAVVDLARRFEDAGVASLLFTDIGRDGLLKGVNIDATLDLARRVDIPVIASGGVKGLDDIHVLSLHARDGIEGVITGRALYEGRLDLAAAIAMASRA, from the coding sequence GTGATCGTCTTCCCCGCGATCGACCTGAAAGGCGGCGAGGTCGTCCGGCTGGCCGAAGGCGACATGGCCCGCGCCACCGTCTATGGCGACGACCCCGCAGCGCAGGCCATGCTTTTTGCCGAGGCCGGGGCCGAACACCTTCACGTGGTTGACCTCGACGGCTCGTTCGCGGGGCGCGCCGAAAACCGCACGGCGGTCGAGGCGATCGTCGCGGCCTTTCCCGGCTACGTCCAACTCGGCGGAGGCATCCGCAACCGCGAGGCGGTGGAGGGCTGGTTCGACCTCGGCGTGGCGCGGGTGGTCATGGGCTCGGCGGCTTTGAAGGACCCGCAGTTCGTGAAGGACATGGCCAAGGAGTTCGAGGGCGGCATCGTCGTCGCGGTCGACGCGAAGGACGGCATGGTCGCGACCGAGGGCTGGGCCGATGTCTCCGACGTGGCGGTGGTCGATCTCGCCCGCCGCTTCGAGGATGCCGGCGTTGCCAGCCTGCTGTTCACCGACATCGGCCGCGACGGACTCTTGAAGGGCGTCAACATCGACGCGACGCTCGACCTCGCGCGGCGAGTGGACATTCCGGTGATCGCCAGCGGCGGCGTGAAGGGCCTCGACGATATCCACGTCCTCTCGCTTCACGCCCGTGACGGGATCGAGGGCGTCATCACTGGCCGCGCGCTTTACGAAGGTCGGCTCGATCTCGCCGCAGCTATCGCAATGGCAAGCCGGGCATGA
- the hisF gene encoding imidazole glycerol phosphate synthase subunit HisF, with protein MTVRIRVIPCLDVRDGRVVKGVNFVDLKDAGDPVEQAQAYDRAGADELCFLDISASHEGRGTLLDVVRRTAEVCFMPLTVGGGVRSVEDARALLLAGADKVAVNSAAVARPELVGEIAAKFGSQCVVASVDARRSGAGWQIFTHGGRKPTHLDAVEHAVRLAELGAGELLVTSMDGDGTQAGYDLALTREIADAVSVPVIASGGVGTLQHLVEGVTEGHASAVLAASIFHFGTHTIAEAHDALRAAGLPARA; from the coding sequence ATGACCGTCCGCATCCGCGTCATCCCCTGCCTCGACGTGCGCGACGGGCGCGTGGTCAAGGGCGTCAATTTCGTCGACCTCAAGGACGCCGGCGACCCGGTCGAGCAGGCACAGGCCTACGACCGGGCGGGGGCGGACGAACTCTGCTTCCTCGACATCTCGGCCAGCCACGAGGGGCGCGGGACGCTGCTCGACGTCGTGCGGCGCACGGCGGAGGTGTGCTTCATGCCGCTCACGGTCGGCGGCGGGGTGCGCTCGGTCGAGGATGCGCGTGCGCTACTGCTTGCCGGTGCGGACAAGGTGGCGGTGAACTCGGCGGCGGTCGCGCGGCCCGAGCTGGTCGGCGAGATCGCTGCAAAATTCGGCAGCCAGTGCGTGGTCGCCAGCGTCGACGCGCGGCGCAGCGGGGCGGGGTGGCAGATCTTCACCCACGGCGGGCGCAAGCCGACTCACCTCGACGCGGTCGAACATGCGGTCAGGCTCGCCGAGCTTGGCGCGGGCGAACTGCTCGTCACCTCGATGGACGGCGACGGAACCCAGGCCGGTTACGACCTCGCGCTCACCCGCGAGATCGCCGATGCGGTTTCCGTCCCGGTCATCGCCAGCGGCGGTGTGGGGACGCTCCAGCATCTCGTCGAAGGCGTAACCGAAGGCCACGCAAGCGCGGTGCTGGCCGCCAGCATCTTCCATTTCGGCACCCACACCATTGCCGAGGCGCACGACGCGCTGCGCGCCGCCGGATTGCCCGCGCGCGCCTGA
- a CDS encoding PEP-CTERM sorting domain-containing protein — protein MRDAFTLFLLVLPAPAMAASTAVAEPSNLMLFGLGVLGVVVGRQTSRRKRD, from the coding sequence ATGCGCGATGCCTTCACGCTCTTTCTGCTCGTACTGCCCGCGCCCGCGATGGCGGCCAGCACGGCGGTGGCCGAACCATCCAACCTGATGCTGTTCGGTCTAGGCGTGCTCGGCGTAGTCGTCGGGCGCCAGACTTCGCGCCGCAAGCGCGACTGA
- a CDS encoding phosphoribosyl-ATP diphosphatase produces the protein MDTLSRLERTIAGRLADGDAQSSYVAQLHARGAAVIARKLGEEAVEAVVAALSGSREDLTAEAADVLFHLLVLLAEKGVPLSDVLAELDRREGTSGLDEKASRSS, from the coding sequence ATGGATACGCTTTCGCGCCTCGAACGGACGATCGCCGGCCGGCTGGCCGATGGAGACGCGCAGTCGAGCTACGTCGCGCAGCTCCATGCGCGCGGGGCGGCGGTGATTGCCCGCAAGCTGGGCGAGGAAGCGGTCGAAGCCGTTGTCGCCGCGCTGTCTGGGAGCCGCGAGGACCTGACCGCAGAGGCCGCGGACGTCCTGTTCCACCTTCTCGTCCTGCTGGCGGAAAAAGGTGTTCCGCTGTCCGACGTTCTCGCCGAGCTCGACCGTCGCGAGGGTACATCGGGCCTCGACGAGAAAGCCAGCCGGAGCTCCTGA
- a CDS encoding histidine triad nucleotide-binding protein, with product MPIDPTQPYDDANIFARILRGELPSNKVYEDDWAFAFHDIAPQAPVHILVIPRGAYVSWDDFSAQASDPEIAGLARAIGHVAREAGLVETGYRVLYNVGTHGGQEVPHLHAHIFGGRPLGRMIG from the coding sequence ATGCCGATCGACCCGACCCAGCCTTATGACGACGCCAACATCTTCGCCCGCATTCTTCGCGGCGAGCTGCCGTCCAACAAGGTCTACGAGGACGATTGGGCCTTCGCGTTCCACGACATAGCCCCGCAGGCACCGGTCCACATTCTCGTGATCCCCAGGGGCGCCTACGTGAGCTGGGACGATTTCTCCGCCCAGGCGAGCGATCCCGAGATTGCCGGTCTCGCCCGCGCGATCGGGCACGTCGCGCGCGAGGCCGGCTTGGTCGAGACGGGTTACCGGGTCCTCTACAACGTGGGGACCCACGGCGGGCAGGAAGTGCCGCACCTCCATGCGCACATCTTCGGGGGCCGCCCGCTGGGTCGCATGATCGGATGA
- a CDS encoding YbgC/FadM family acyl-CoA thioesterase, whose product MSAQPTLPGGVIDGPRHLFAVRAYYEDTDLSGIVYHANYLRWFERARSDLVRMLGIDQRAAVESGEGAYAVADLHIRYARPARLDDTVVIESTCLELGAASVRIHQRAMRGDELIAEQTVRVGFIDPNGRPRRQPAAWREAFNSFSEGRE is encoded by the coding sequence ATGAGCGCGCAGCCAACATTGCCCGGGGGTGTCATCGACGGTCCTCGCCACCTGTTCGCGGTGCGCGCGTACTACGAGGACACCGACCTGTCGGGCATCGTATACCATGCGAACTACCTGCGCTGGTTCGAGCGCGCGCGCAGCGATCTCGTGCGGATGCTCGGGATCGACCAGCGGGCCGCAGTCGAGAGCGGCGAGGGCGCCTATGCCGTGGCGGACCTGCACATCAGGTACGCCCGTCCCGCCAGGCTCGACGACACCGTGGTGATCGAAAGCACCTGTTTGGAACTCGGCGCGGCCAGCGTGCGGATTCATCAGCGGGCAATGCGGGGCGATGAATTGATCGCCGAACAGACCGTGCGGGTCGGGTTCATCGATCCGAACGGTCGCCCGCGCCGCCAGCCCGCCGCATGGCGCGAAGCATTCAACAGTTTTTCCGAAGGACGCGAATGA
- the tolQ gene encoding protein TolQ translates to MTDLLLLAAATPELPGRLNPVQLFLDADIVVQAVMIGLLLASVWTWMIIVGFSMRMASVRKRCAEYEEAFWEAESFEALMTQRGKKDIASARVASAAMREWKHSVKGGRVADRDGLRQRLAAAMESQVATEADDLSGRLNFLATVGSVAPFVGLFGTVWGIMNSFFQIGQQQNSSLAVVAPGISEALFATAIGLFAAIPAVIAYNRFGHAVNAIEARLQRFADRFHASLSRELEGM, encoded by the coding sequence ATGACCGACCTCCTGCTCCTCGCCGCCGCAACGCCTGAACTTCCGGGGCGGCTCAACCCCGTCCAGCTGTTCCTCGACGCCGATATCGTCGTGCAGGCGGTCATGATCGGGCTGTTGCTGGCGAGCGTATGGACCTGGATGATCATCGTCGGGTTCTCGATGCGCATGGCCTCGGTCCGCAAGCGCTGTGCCGAATACGAGGAGGCCTTCTGGGAAGCCGAAAGCTTCGAGGCGCTGATGACCCAGCGCGGCAAAAAGGACATCGCCAGCGCGCGGGTCGCTTCGGCGGCGATGCGCGAGTGGAAGCATTCGGTGAAGGGGGGCCGGGTGGCCGACCGCGACGGCCTGCGCCAGCGGCTCGCCGCGGCGATGGAAAGCCAGGTGGCGACCGAGGCGGACGACCTGTCGGGTCGGCTCAACTTCCTTGCCACGGTGGGCTCGGTCGCGCCCTTCGTAGGCCTGTTCGGCACGGTCTGGGGCATCATGAACAGCTTCTTCCAGATCGGCCAGCAGCAGAATTCCTCGCTCGCGGTGGTCGCGCCCGGCATCTCCGAGGCTCTTTTCGCCACCGCGATCGGGCTGTTCGCGGCGATCCCGGCGGTCATCGCCTACAACCGCTTCGGCCACGCCGTGAACGCGATCGAGGCGCGGCTGCAGCGCTTCGCCGACAGGTTCCATGCCAGTCTCAGCCGCGAGCTGGAGGGCATGTAA
- a CDS encoding ExbD/TolR family protein: protein MAMGLQASRRGRRRGRAPMAEINVTPFVDVMLVLLIIFMVTAPLLTAGVPVELPDSRANPIDQDPRQVTVSIDREGYIFIDKERVPVGGFPAALAALDSGGEKPVVTLRADKALDYGRVMAVMGELNRGGFNSISLVTNSSVSAP, encoded by the coding sequence ATGGCGATGGGCCTGCAGGCATCGCGGCGCGGCAGGCGGCGCGGGCGCGCGCCGATGGCGGAAATCAACGTCACGCCGTTCGTCGACGTCATGCTCGTCCTGCTGATCATCTTCATGGTCACCGCGCCCCTGCTCACGGCCGGTGTCCCGGTCGAGCTGCCAGATAGCCGCGCGAACCCGATCGACCAGGATCCGCGGCAGGTAACCGTGTCGATCGACCGCGAAGGATACATCTTCATCGACAAGGAGCGGGTGCCGGTGGGCGGCTTCCCCGCCGCGCTGGCCGCGCTCGACAGCGGCGGCGAGAAACCGGTCGTTACCCTGCGCGCCGACAAGGCGCTCGACTATGGCCGGGTGATGGCGGTGATGGGCGAGCTCAACCGGGGCGGGTTCAATTCGATCTCGCTGGTCACCAACAGTTCAGTTTCGGCCCCATAG
- a CDS encoding energy transducer TonB — protein MVFANLRREERIGLGIAVVLHLALGAAFLVQSSKREAVPAMERMTVNLATDVGLSATAPEPVPESAAAIAPTLAEEPAPVVEPLPAPPPPKPLPRATQAPKPKPTQASNEPRRRPDAPSTRERSTPKPAGGSRIGSDFLPGAGDSTTTRETRVPASQIGASAKASLLQAISNEIRPRWKPPSGPEVDQITTYLRFRLNPDGSLAGAPTFVRQTGVNDVNRPQSDRHRELAIRAVQLAAPFDLPEEYYEAWKVVGPLGFNLEL, from the coding sequence ATGGTTTTCGCTAACCTCAGGCGGGAAGAGCGCATCGGCCTCGGCATCGCCGTGGTGCTGCACCTCGCGCTCGGCGCCGCGTTTCTCGTTCAGTCGTCGAAGCGCGAGGCCGTCCCTGCGATGGAGCGGATGACGGTCAACCTGGCGACCGACGTGGGCTTGTCCGCGACCGCGCCCGAACCCGTGCCCGAGAGCGCGGCCGCGATCGCCCCCACTCTGGCGGAAGAGCCTGCGCCCGTTGTCGAGCCGCTTCCCGCGCCTCCTCCCCCCAAGCCCTTGCCCCGGGCGACCCAGGCGCCCAAGCCGAAGCCCACCCAGGCCTCGAACGAACCGCGCCGCCGTCCCGACGCGCCGTCGACGCGCGAGCGTTCCACCCCCAAGCCGGCGGGCGGCAGCCGCATCGGCAGCGACTTCCTTCCCGGTGCGGGCGACAGCACGACGACGCGCGAGACCCGCGTACCCGCGAGCCAGATCGGCGCGAGTGCGAAGGCAAGCCTCCTCCAGGCGATCTCGAACGAGATCCGGCCGCGCTGGAAACCGCCGAGCGGACCCGAGGTCGACCAGATCACGACCTACCTGCGCTTTCGTTTGAACCCCGACGGCAGCCTTGCCGGCGCGCCGACCTTCGTGCGCCAGACCGGCGTGAACGACGTCAACCGGCCGCAGTCGGACAGGCACAGGGAACTGGCCATCCGCGCGGTGCAACTGGCTGCCCCGTTCGACTTGCCCGAAGAGTATTACGAGGCATGGAAGGTCGTCGGACCGCTCGGCTTCAACCTGGAACTGTGA
- the tolB gene encoding Tol-Pal system beta propeller repeat protein TolB: MLKKFAILFLLATPIPLAAQDLGQKPPETVAVETTEEEGLTGMITYQGNLDDLGIAIPTFATDRNAPTPANTSGTAALGRAIADVVYNNLRNNGLFKPTGPGALPVPSYPEITSPAWGTWSSRGSEMLVHGYVRAGADGRLTVGCYLYDVALNKELARAGWVVPPVDWRRAAHKCADLVYSRLSGESPFFDSRIAYIAETGPKDNRVKRLAIMDSDGANHRFITNGRATALTPRYSPDYRRLLYLSYVDGNPRIYVYDIGTGRQTLVTQSRNPTFAPRWSPDGRWVLYSMAVNGNTDIYRVSANGGASTRLTDGPGIDIGGSYSPDGSQIVFESDRSGAQQCYVMNADGSNQRRISFGGSRCATPEWSPRGDQIAFTNASSFNISVMSPSGGGVRTLTNGWQDEAPTWAPNGRVIQFFRTERNSGRTALYQVDLTGRNERRLSTPVDASDPAWGPILP; this comes from the coding sequence ATGCTCAAGAAATTCGCCATCCTGTTCCTGCTCGCGACGCCCATACCGCTCGCCGCGCAGGACCTCGGCCAGAAGCCGCCCGAAACCGTCGCGGTCGAAACGACCGAGGAGGAGGGGCTGACCGGGATGATCACGTACCAGGGCAATCTCGACGACCTTGGTATCGCCATCCCCACTTTCGCGACCGACCGCAACGCGCCGACCCCGGCCAACACCAGCGGGACGGCCGCGCTCGGGCGTGCGATCGCCGACGTGGTCTACAACAACCTGCGCAACAACGGCCTGTTCAAGCCGACGGGGCCCGGCGCGCTCCCGGTGCCGAGCTATCCGGAGATCACCAGTCCCGCGTGGGGCACCTGGTCGAGCCGTGGCAGCGAGATGCTCGTGCACGGATATGTCCGCGCCGGCGCCGATGGGCGTCTCACGGTGGGCTGCTACCTTTACGACGTGGCGCTGAACAAGGAATTGGCCCGCGCCGGTTGGGTCGTTCCGCCGGTCGACTGGCGCCGCGCCGCGCACAAGTGCGCCGACCTCGTCTATTCGCGGCTTTCGGGCGAGAGCCCGTTCTTCGACAGCCGCATCGCCTACATCGCCGAAACCGGGCCCAAGGATAACCGCGTCAAGCGGCTGGCGATCATGGATTCCGACGGAGCGAACCACCGCTTCATCACCAACGGCCGCGCGACCGCGCTGACCCCGCGCTATTCGCCCGATTACCGTCGGCTGCTCTACCTCAGCTACGTCGACGGCAACCCGCGCATCTACGTTTACGACATCGGCACGGGTCGCCAGACGCTCGTCACGCAGAGCCGCAACCCGACCTTCGCCCCGCGGTGGTCGCCCGACGGACGCTGGGTGCTCTATTCGATGGCGGTGAACGGCAACACCGACATCTATCGCGTGTCCGCGAATGGCGGGGCGAGCACCCGCCTGACCGACGGCCCGGGCATCGACATCGGCGGCTCGTACTCTCCCGACGGCAGCCAGATCGTGTTCGAAAGCGACCGGTCCGGCGCGCAGCAGTGCTACGTGATGAATGCCGACGGTTCGAACCAGCGTCGGATCAGCTTCGGCGGCAGCCGCTGCGCAACCCCCGAGTGGAGCCCGCGCGGCGACCAGATCGCGTTCACCAACGCCTCCAGCTTCAACATCTCGGTCATGTCGCCCTCGGGCGGCGGAGTCCGGACGCTGACCAACGGCTGGCAGGACGAAGCACCGACCTGGGCGCCCAACGGACGGGTCATCCAGTTCTTCCGTACCGAGCGCAATTCGGGCCGCACCGCGCTCTACCAGGTCGACCTGACGGGCCGGAACGAGCGCCGCCTGTCGACGCCGGTCGACGCATCGGACCCCGCGTGGGGACCCATCCTGCCGTAA
- the pal gene encoding peptidoglycan-associated lipoprotein Pal translates to MNRRILVAALLAGTAALSACKKEPPASLPPEPQATATSTPGDTMAGVAQPGTQAHFMQGVNGQNVIYFDTDRYNIDSADAAALQTQAQYLGQYPQVNITIEGHADERGTREYNLALGERRANAAKNYLTGLGIAASRISVISWGKERPVSLGSNETAWAQNRRAVSIVVN, encoded by the coding sequence ATGAACCGCCGTATCCTCGTCGCCGCGCTACTTGCAGGGACCGCCGCGCTTTCCGCGTGCAAGAAGGAACCCCCGGCTTCGCTCCCGCCCGAGCCCCAGGCCACCGCGACCAGTACTCCGGGCGACACCATGGCCGGCGTCGCGCAGCCGGGCACGCAGGCGCACTTCATGCAGGGCGTGAACGGCCAGAACGTGATCTACTTCGACACCGATCGCTACAACATCGATAGCGCCGACGCCGCTGCGCTGCAGACGCAGGCGCAGTATCTCGGCCAGTATCCCCAGGTGAACATCACCATCGAGGGGCACGCCGACGAGCGCGGAACGCGCGAATACAACCTCGCGCTCGGTGAGCGGCGGGCCAATGCGGCGAAGAATTACCTGACCGGGCTCGGCATCGCGGCGAGCCGGATCAGCGTGATCAGCTGGGGCAAGGAGCGCCCCGTCTCGCTGGGTTCGAACGAGACCGCTTGGGCGCAGAACCGCCGCGCGGTTTCGATCGTGGTCAACTAG
- a CDS encoding J domain-containing protein codes for MVGARRSMDWGFPRWRGYGSAREATTVRLCDRHGCDEPGNCPAPKSPNSPERWQFCQKHAAEYNSKWDYFEGLSKEEAAERAANEKRDNDGFAQAGHYGWAGSGDGSRSADEMRALEVFDLSADADFAAVKKAYRERAKKVHPDVKPGDAEAAAEFQKIQVAYEVLVQAEARREWKG; via the coding sequence ATGGTCGGCGCACGCAGATCGATGGACTGGGGTTTCCCGCGCTGGCGCGGGTACGGCTCTGCACGCGAGGCGACCACGGTCCGCCTGTGCGACCGGCATGGCTGCGACGAGCCTGGAAACTGTCCCGCGCCCAAGAGCCCGAACAGTCCCGAACGCTGGCAATTCTGTCAGAAGCACGCGGCCGAATACAACTCGAAGTGGGACTATTTCGAAGGGCTGTCGAAGGAAGAGGCGGCCGAGCGGGCGGCGAATGAGAAGCGCGACAACGATGGCTTCGCGCAGGCTGGCCATTATGGCTGGGCCGGTAGTGGCGACGGAAGCCGCAGTGCCGACGAGATGCGTGCGCTGGAGGTGTTCGACCTATCCGCCGATGCCGACTTCGCGGCGGTCAAGAAGGCCTACCGCGAGCGGGCGAAGAAAGTGCATCCCGACGTGAAGCCCGGCGACGCGGAAGCGGCAGCCGAGTTCCAGAAAATTCAGGTCGCCTACGAAGTGCTGGTGCAGGCCGAGGCCCGGCGCGAGTGGAAGGGCTGA
- a CDS encoding SRPBCC family protein, producing MFGLFKRNRPTLLPDEPIEMKVSIEIDRPADEVYALLDFADARHQLRARGNEIREISSNPLEYRLWYDLAPDLNFLFRVTEAVPGHSYAYACSIVPPVGRRLGSHEAYTIEPTGEGSCTLTFVNTITHRPGLTEEELGDEVAKSSVAAADALTKLKIQAEFGVEAVEGYERELGQR from the coding sequence ATGTTCGGACTGTTCAAGCGCAACCGGCCCACGCTCCTCCCGGATGAGCCGATCGAAATGAAGGTCTCGATCGAGATCGACCGTCCTGCGGACGAAGTCTACGCGCTGCTCGACTTCGCCGACGCGCGCCACCAGCTCCGCGCGCGCGGCAACGAAATCCGCGAGATTTCGAGCAATCCGCTCGAATACCGCCTGTGGTACGACCTCGCGCCCGACCTTAACTTCCTGTTCCGCGTGACCGAAGCGGTGCCGGGCCATTCGTATGCCTACGCCTGCTCGATTGTCCCGCCAGTCGGCCGCCGCCTGGGCAGCCACGAAGCCTACACGATCGAACCGACGGGCGAGGGGTCGTGCACGCTCACGTTCGTCAACACCATCACCCACCGCCCCGGCCTGACCGAAGAGGAACTGGGCGACGAGGTCGCCAAGTCATCGGTCGCCGCAGCGGACGCGCTCACGAAGCTGAAAATCCAGGCCGAATTCGGCGTCGAGGCGGTCGAGGGCTACGAGCGAGAATTGGGGCAGCGGTGA